TTTTCTTTAGCGATTGAGGGGCTTTCGCGTCGCTCTGGCGGCACACCATCAGAGGCCAAAGAGCTTATATTGCTTGCAAAGGATGCCTTACTTCAAGAAAACCTGATTCGTCTTGAAAAATTACGATCAGCTGCTAATCCTTATGCCATTCATTGTCCCTCGGCCCAATTGTTGATGGATGCTGCACGGCGGCAGGCGAATATTCTTCAGGTTGTTTTGGGGTCGAGCTCAAGAAAAACTATTAATTATACTTTTCCACGCGATTGAATTTTCTTTTAATGTTAATTTGATTAAGAATAAAGTTTTTGAGTTGTCCCAGAATTCGAATCGATATTTTTTTATTGTTGGTCGAGGTAAATTGCTATTGGCAAGCACAACTGTTAGTGGTGAATACCGTATATTCTATAATGTTAAGATATGGCAATCGTCGTTAGCATTAATGCCTGGGGTGAGCTCCTTGCCTAAGCTTGTAAGCCAAGCGTGAGGAATTCGGAGATCTTTCCTTACTGCTGTCATTCCTATGTGAAGTTCATTTTGTACGCCTAGAATATCAAGTAATACTCTGCCAAGAGTCGACCGACTTAGGCAACTAGAAAACATCTTGGAATGGCAGCTTCTCTGCATTATAAGGCTTTTGACTCTAGGGATTAAAAAAGCAATCAAACGCTTTTGGCTCTTTAGCGTTAATTTTTTCCAAGGCCTGTTTTTGATTAAATTAAAAACCACATAGTCAGGAAGTAAATTGATAAGAAGCCATATGTTAGCGTCTGCCAGACTGAAGAATAGATACGAAGCGGGCCTTAAGTTCATCGATTTATTGCTTTGATCATGCCTTTATTTACTGCTTCTTGGAGGAAATTAGCTGTCTCTTTCGTGCATTGATCAGGTTCAACGTCGAATTGGTTCAGCAATTCAGAGATGATGTCTTCTATAGTTTTAGGTACGCTTATTGCATTCCATATGGCAGTCCCTGATGAATTCAAATTTAAATATTCCGCAGTGGAAGGATCAAAGAGGCATGCCGTGCCATCCAGCTCGGCAGAGCAAACATCAGAACTCCGAGAATAAAGCTTCATGAATCTAAGTTTTTCATTATTTTATTGGGCTGTGATTCCTTGTCAAGTTCTTTGAAACGTTTTCGCGCGGGATATTAATCAAAGACCCGACTAAAAGTGGTGTGCGGAATTTTTTTTAAGCCGCTGAAAGTACTTGTGCCTCTAGCTCCTATGTTCCCTTGCCTTAAACGCCTGTTTGAGCAATCTCTTTGCGTTGTCAACGTAAAGAGATTAATTATCTACTTGATGCTCTAATCGAGCAATTGCGGCGTTGGGTCTCTGAGGGGATTCTCTCCATTGCTTATGGCCTTAAGTCTCGGCTGATTGCTGCCTTTGATTGTTGAAAAGCTTGTTGAACTTGGAGATGATATTTGATGGACTGATTGTGCTTTGATTGCTTTTATTTGTGTCATTTGCTGGCAGGCTACGATTTTTAAGACTTATTTGTTATTATAGTATTCCTTCTTGTTCGGTTAGTTCACGCATTGCTTCGATCAGCCATCGGCGGCATCGAGCAGGGGATGCTTGATAAAACTGACTCCAAGCCGCGGCTTTGTGTTGGTTGTAGCTGCCAATGTCTTGATCGGGATGGGTGCTTTGCCAGCCCACACGCACGGCATGGCCAATCACCACATCCAGTGCAATGTCGTCCTCAAATCGCATGTCAGGATTAGTCATCGCGAAGGCCATCAGAGAGAGCAGGCTTTCCGTGCACAGTTGGCGGTACTCAGCAGCTTCAATACGACTGAGCAGGTGCTCGACCTGAATGGCGAAGTTGCGTTCGCCTGGGGTTTTTTCCAGCACCAAAGCGCTGGTTAGACGGTTGCGTCGCTCCAATTTGTCTCCGATTACCAGCCCACGGCAGTGATGCAGGAGGGACCAGATGCCGGCATAGAACTCC
This portion of the Synechococcus sp. ROS8604 genome encodes:
- a CDS encoding lasso peptide biosynthesis protein, with the translated sequence MNLRPASYLFFSLADANIWLLINLLPDYVVFNLIKNRPWKKLTLKSQKRLIAFLIPRVKSLIMQRSCHSKMFSSCLSRSTLGRVLLDILGVQNELHIGMTAVRKDLRIPHAWLTSLGKELTPGINANDDCHILTL
- a CDS encoding PqqD family protein, producing the protein MKLYSRSSDVCSAELDGTACLFDPSTAEYLNLNSSGTAIWNAISVPKTIEDIISELLNQFDVEPDQCTKETANFLQEAVNKGMIKAINR